From Longimicrobium sp., a single genomic window includes:
- a CDS encoding HAMP domain-containing sensor histidine kinase gives MSDPFVRALAGVADLADPADALGPLLAGAVERAGALAGAVVNPDDAVRALASCDEARVQALMEGPVAVARERPGRRRGARLLRLDGEGGFSHLLWIPLELRGAGAGSMLLLYDREPGEDAASEAEAAGMAMALVLENGHLYEEARIARQSRDHFLVALNHELRTPATALLLESDILRSGLLGDLPPRTSEMLERAETHVAEIVRVLEGIRELGEAQTPSEATELVEPRKFVATLLRRVEPTARRKGLTLSLHYPPDLPLLQTDPDRLSRVLLHLLDNAIRFTDEGKIEVRLTRTTKPSRSRRIRVLVVAVCDTGHGIPADELERVFEPFAQVQEGARSASSERGVGLGLALARRLARTLSAEVKLESELGRGTTASLILPYQ, from the coding sequence GTGAGCGATCCGTTCGTGCGCGCGCTCGCGGGCGTGGCGGACCTGGCCGACCCCGCCGATGCGCTGGGGCCGCTGCTGGCCGGCGCCGTCGAGCGCGCGGGTGCGCTGGCGGGTGCGGTGGTGAACCCCGACGACGCCGTGCGAGCCCTCGCGTCGTGCGACGAGGCGCGCGTGCAGGCGCTGATGGAAGGCCCCGTCGCCGTGGCCCGCGAGCGTCCCGGGCGGCGGCGCGGCGCCAGGCTCCTCCGCCTCGACGGGGAGGGCGGGTTCTCGCACCTGCTCTGGATTCCGCTGGAGCTGCGCGGGGCGGGGGCGGGGTCGATGCTCCTCCTGTACGACCGGGAACCGGGGGAGGATGCGGCTTCGGAGGCGGAGGCGGCGGGAATGGCGATGGCGCTCGTGCTGGAGAACGGGCACCTGTACGAGGAGGCGCGCATCGCCCGCCAGTCGCGCGACCACTTCCTGGTGGCGCTCAACCACGAGCTGCGCACCCCCGCCACCGCGCTCCTGCTGGAGTCCGACATCCTGCGCTCGGGGCTGCTGGGCGACCTTCCGCCGCGCACCTCCGAGATGCTGGAGCGCGCGGAGACGCACGTGGCCGAGATCGTCCGCGTGCTGGAGGGAATCCGCGAACTGGGCGAGGCGCAGACGCCATCCGAGGCGACCGAGCTGGTGGAGCCGCGGAAGTTCGTGGCCACCCTCCTCCGCCGCGTGGAGCCCACGGCGCGCCGCAAGGGGCTCACCCTCTCGCTCCACTACCCGCCCGACCTCCCCCTGCTGCAGACGGACCCGGACCGCCTGTCGCGCGTCCTCCTGCACCTGCTGGACAACGCCATCCGCTTCACCGACGAGGGGAAGATCGAGGTGAGGCTGACGCGCACCACCAAGCCCTCGCGCAGCCGCCGCATCCGCGTGCTCGTCGTCGCCGTGTGCGACACCGGCCACGGGATCCCCGCGGACGAGCTGGAGCGCGTCTTCGAGCCGTTCGCGCAGGTGCAGGAGGGCGCCCGCTCCGCCTCCTCCGAGCGGGGCGTGGGGCTGGGGCTGGCGCTCGCCCGCCGCCTTGCGCGCACCCTCTCCGCCGAGGTGAAGCTGGAGAGCGAGCTGGGGCGCGGGACGACGGCGTCGCTCATCCTTCCGTACCAGTAG
- a CDS encoding carbonic anhydrase, whose protein sequence is MTENTQTPLSRRRALSLFSLAAAAAVLPAPLRGDALPDVGTPEEALQELLAGNRRFVEGRPVGPHRGMARVRDVAAAQNPFAAILSCADSRVPVEIVFDQGFGDLFVCRAAGNVVTPEIIGSLEFGTLVLGSKVLVVLGHTGCGAVKAAIAGDPVPGQISTLFRHIQPAVARTPTREQEAVARENVREQVRLLRTASPVVAGLIREKKLDVVGGIYDLSTGRVTMLPA, encoded by the coding sequence ATGACCGAGAATACCCAGACCCCGCTCTCGCGCCGGCGCGCGCTCTCGCTCTTCTCGCTCGCGGCGGCGGCGGCGGTGCTCCCGGCCCCCCTCCGCGGCGACGCGCTCCCCGACGTGGGCACGCCGGAGGAGGCGCTCCAGGAGCTCCTGGCCGGCAACCGCCGCTTCGTGGAAGGCCGCCCCGTGGGACCCCACCGCGGCATGGCGCGCGTCCGCGACGTGGCGGCGGCCCAGAATCCGTTCGCCGCGATCCTCTCGTGCGCGGACTCGCGCGTGCCGGTGGAGATCGTCTTCGACCAGGGCTTCGGCGACCTGTTCGTGTGCCGCGCCGCGGGCAACGTGGTGACGCCGGAGATCATCGGGAGCCTGGAGTTCGGCACCCTGGTGCTGGGCTCGAAGGTGCTGGTGGTGCTCGGCCACACCGGCTGCGGCGCGGTGAAGGCGGCGATCGCGGGCGACCCCGTCCCCGGCCAGATCAGCACCCTCTTTCGCCACATCCAGCCCGCCGTGGCGCGCACCCCCACTCGCGAGCAGGAAGCGGTGGCGCGCGAGAACGTGCGCGAGCAGGTACGCCTGCTGCGCACCGCCTCGCCCGTCGTCGCGGGGCTGATCAGGGAGAAGAAGCTGGACGTGGTGGGGGGCATCTACGACCTGTCCACCGGGCGCGTCACGATGCTGCCCGCATGA
- a CDS encoding LysR family transcriptional regulator: MPINYKHLLYFWTVAREGSIAAACKELHVTQPAISTQLRKLERQLGEPLFAKSGRGLVLTEAGRTAFHYADEIFSLGRELAETLRGRPTGKPMRLTVGVTDAFPKLVAYRLLSPALRLEQPVHLVLHDDRAERLFAALSIAELDLVLADAPLPPTTPIRAYNHLLGECGVTFFGTPPLAERYGADFPRSLDGAPFILPTEGTVLRRSLGQWFDSVGVRPRVVGEVGDSALLKTFGQAGIALFAGPTAIEAEIRRQYRVEALAHVEEIRERFYAISVERRLKHPAVVAISETARDDVFVKRVRRPRAAGPNSAG; the protein is encoded by the coding sequence GTGCCCATCAACTACAAGCACCTCCTCTACTTCTGGACCGTGGCGCGGGAGGGGAGCATCGCGGCGGCGTGCAAGGAGCTGCACGTGACGCAGCCGGCCATCAGCACGCAGCTTCGCAAGCTGGAGCGGCAGCTCGGCGAGCCGCTGTTCGCCAAGAGCGGGCGCGGGCTGGTGCTGACGGAGGCCGGGCGCACCGCGTTCCACTACGCGGACGAGATCTTTTCGCTCGGCCGCGAGCTGGCCGAGACGCTGCGCGGGCGGCCCACGGGGAAGCCGATGCGGCTGACGGTGGGGGTGACCGACGCCTTTCCCAAGCTGGTGGCGTACCGGCTGCTGTCGCCTGCCCTGCGCCTGGAGCAGCCGGTGCACCTGGTGCTGCACGACGACCGCGCCGAGCGCCTGTTCGCGGCGCTCTCCATCGCGGAGCTGGACCTGGTGCTGGCCGACGCGCCGCTTCCGCCCACCACCCCCATCCGCGCCTACAACCACCTGCTGGGCGAGTGCGGCGTCACCTTCTTCGGCACGCCGCCCCTGGCGGAGCGGTACGGGGCCGACTTTCCCCGCTCGCTGGACGGCGCGCCCTTCATCCTCCCCACCGAGGGGACGGTGCTGCGGCGCTCGCTGGGGCAGTGGTTCGACTCCGTGGGCGTGCGCCCGCGCGTGGTGGGCGAGGTGGGTGACAGCGCGCTGCTCAAGACCTTTGGCCAGGCGGGGATCGCGCTCTTCGCCGGCCCCACGGCGATCGAGGCGGAGATCCGCCGGCAGTACCGCGTGGAGGCTCTGGCGCACGTGGAGGAGATCCGCGAGCGCTTCTACGCCATCTCGGTGGAGCGGCGGCTGAAGCACCCGGCGGTGGTCGCCATCTCCGAGACGGCCCGCGACGACGTCTTCGTGAAACGCGTGCGCCGCCCGCGTGCCGCCGGCCCGAACTCCGCAGGCTGA